A genomic segment from Actinoplanes sichuanensis encodes:
- a CDS encoding carbohydrate ABC transporter permease gives MTGRLRVTGRHAAVILLLIPLLYPIAWLFLASFKSGSEIVQSLALLPREYILDNYLALGDDLAGVPAWTFFVNSTIVAGACALANVASCSLAAYAFARLRFRMRGVLFAFTLATIMLPVHIITIPQYSLFQKLGMVDTFWPLILPKLLATDAFFIFLMVQFMRTIPRELDEAARLDGCGSIRIFGTIMLPLVRPALVTTAIFTFIWTWNDFFTQLIYLSSPERLTLPLALRLFIDTTDYNAFGPMLALSALAIVPILLFFAAFQRLLVEGFATSGLKG, from the coding sequence GTGACCGGGCGGCTGCGGGTGACCGGCCGGCATGCCGCCGTGATTCTGTTGTTGATCCCGCTGCTGTATCCGATCGCCTGGCTGTTCCTGGCGTCGTTCAAGTCCGGTTCGGAGATCGTGCAGAGCCTCGCGCTGCTGCCCCGGGAATACATCCTGGACAATTACCTGGCGCTCGGTGACGACCTGGCCGGGGTGCCGGCGTGGACGTTCTTCGTGAATTCGACGATCGTCGCCGGCGCGTGTGCCCTGGCCAACGTGGCGAGCTGTTCGCTGGCCGCCTACGCGTTCGCCCGGCTGCGGTTCCGCATGCGCGGGGTGCTGTTCGCGTTCACGCTCGCCACCATCATGCTGCCGGTGCACATCATCACCATTCCGCAGTACTCGCTGTTCCAGAAGCTCGGGATGGTCGACACGTTCTGGCCGCTGATCCTGCCGAAACTGCTGGCCACCGACGCGTTCTTCATCTTCCTGATGGTGCAGTTCATGCGGACCATTCCTCGGGAACTGGACGAGGCGGCCCGGCTGGACGGCTGCGGCTCGATCCGGATCTTCGGCACGATCATGCTGCCGCTGGTCCGGCCGGCCCTGGTCACCACCGCGATCTTCACGTTCATCTGGACCTGGAACGACTTCTTCACCCAGCTCATCTATCTGTCCTCGCCGGAACGCCTGACGCTGCCCCTCGCGCTGCGCCTGTTCATCGACACCACCGACTACAACGCGTTCGGGCCGATGCTGGCGCTGTCCGCGCTGGCCATCGTGCCGATCCTGCTGTTCTTCGCCGCGTTCCAGCGGCTGCTGGTCGAAGGTTTCGCCACCTCCGGACTCAAAGGTTGA
- a CDS encoding exo-rhamnogalacturonan lyase family protein: MQEFSRRTFVRGVAATPLLAAVPGSPAAAAPPPLRAASFPAPETVTLKWLEDQPGTNVGSTWGVPWPQGAVSADSPFALTSAEGAAVPVQSWPIGYWPDGSLKWSAHALPANAPLSGSYTLSRSAGAPVTTAVTVAEKHDTITVGTGVINVVIGRRGSALIKSITRGGVEIARELELVSLRQTTADDEDERRTARERLTGNIRRVTVEQRGPVRAVVKIEGDHRRRGRSWLPFIVRLYLYAGAEHVRVVHTFLFDSEGQKEFVAGLGVRVGVPMRDEAYDRHIRISGDGDGLLREAVKGITGLRRDPGAVVRNAQLAGQKLPDPATWDQRVTTRLPLIPTWGDYTLAQLSSQGYTIRKRTKAGHGWIDVDSGQRAGGFAYVGGVGGGLGFGMRDFWQRYPAQLDIRGADTAEAQATIWMWSPEAGPMDTRFYHDGLGQDTYPEQLEGLNITYEDYEPGFGTPYGIARTTELSFFALAATPSSVEAAALARTVKNPPQIVAPPAHLAAAGAFGGLFAPVDRSTPDRAKIEDRLDFLFDYYRDQVESRHWYGFWNYGDVMHTPDVDRHVWRYDVGGYAWDNSELSPDLWLWFAYLRSGRADIFRFAEAMTRHTGEVDVYHLGRWAGLGTRHGVQHWADSAKQQRISTAVYRRIFYFLTADERVGDLMHELVDSDRTFLALDPLRKIRTEPYTPDPHALSIGLGTDWSGLAAAWLTEWERRGPKAAIAEKKLLATMRTIGRMPNGFVTGSGLYDLDTGEFAVAAKTVSVSHLSAMFGQVEVCAELIALVDMPEFEAAWLQYCRLFNATRAEQAAETGADFGNLILKQGHSRLTAYAAARLGDAALAARAWKEFTATDGYTDANPWRTVPLTGPEVLNPVDDAPWVDTNTTALYGLAAIQNLALLR, translated from the coding sequence ATGCAGGAATTCTCCCGCCGTACCTTCGTCCGCGGCGTCGCCGCCACTCCCCTGCTCGCCGCGGTCCCCGGTTCCCCCGCCGCGGCCGCGCCTCCCCCACTGCGTGCCGCTTCCTTTCCGGCGCCGGAGACCGTGACGCTGAAATGGCTGGAGGACCAGCCCGGCACCAATGTCGGCAGCACCTGGGGCGTGCCGTGGCCGCAGGGCGCGGTGTCGGCCGACTCGCCGTTCGCGCTGACCAGCGCGGAGGGCGCCGCGGTTCCGGTGCAGAGCTGGCCGATCGGGTACTGGCCGGACGGGTCGCTGAAGTGGAGCGCCCACGCGCTGCCGGCGAATGCGCCGCTGTCCGGGTCGTACACACTCTCGCGGTCGGCCGGCGCGCCGGTCACCACCGCCGTCACGGTCGCTGAGAAACACGACACGATCACCGTCGGCACCGGTGTGATCAACGTGGTCATCGGCCGTCGCGGCTCCGCCCTGATCAAGTCGATCACCCGGGGTGGCGTCGAGATCGCCCGCGAGTTGGAGCTCGTCAGCCTGCGCCAGACGACAGCCGACGACGAAGACGAGCGCCGTACCGCACGGGAGCGGCTGACCGGCAACATCCGGCGGGTCACCGTCGAGCAGCGCGGGCCGGTGCGGGCGGTCGTCAAGATCGAGGGAGACCATCGGCGGCGCGGGCGGTCCTGGCTGCCGTTCATCGTGCGGCTCTACCTGTACGCGGGGGCCGAGCACGTACGTGTCGTGCACACGTTCCTGTTCGACTCGGAGGGGCAGAAGGAGTTCGTGGCCGGGCTCGGCGTGCGGGTCGGGGTGCCGATGCGCGACGAGGCCTACGACCGGCACATCCGGATCTCCGGGGACGGCGACGGGCTCCTGCGTGAGGCGGTCAAGGGCATCACCGGCCTTCGCCGGGACCCCGGAGCGGTGGTACGCAACGCGCAGCTCGCCGGCCAGAAGTTGCCCGACCCGGCCACCTGGGACCAGCGGGTCACCACCCGACTGCCACTCATCCCTACCTGGGGTGACTACACGCTCGCGCAGCTCAGCTCGCAGGGGTACACGATCCGCAAGCGGACCAAGGCCGGGCACGGGTGGATCGACGTGGACTCCGGTCAGCGGGCCGGTGGGTTCGCCTACGTCGGCGGGGTCGGTGGCGGGCTCGGCTTCGGGATGCGGGACTTCTGGCAGCGGTATCCGGCGCAGCTCGACATCCGGGGTGCCGACACCGCCGAGGCGCAGGCCACGATCTGGATGTGGTCGCCCGAGGCGGGGCCGATGGACACCCGGTTCTACCACGACGGGCTGGGCCAGGACACCTATCCTGAGCAGCTCGAAGGGCTCAACATCACCTACGAGGACTACGAGCCCGGATTCGGTACGCCGTACGGCATCGCGCGGACCACCGAGCTCAGCTTCTTCGCGCTCGCGGCCACCCCGTCCTCGGTGGAGGCGGCGGCTCTGGCCCGTACCGTCAAGAATCCACCGCAGATCGTCGCGCCGCCCGCCCACCTGGCCGCCGCCGGAGCGTTCGGGGGTCTGTTCGCACCCGTCGACCGGTCCACGCCGGACCGGGCCAAGATCGAGGACCGGCTCGACTTCCTCTTCGACTACTACCGTGACCAGGTCGAATCCCGCCACTGGTACGGCTTCTGGAACTACGGCGACGTGATGCACACCCCGGACGTGGACCGGCACGTGTGGCGCTACGACGTCGGCGGCTACGCCTGGGACAACTCCGAACTGTCGCCGGATCTGTGGCTGTGGTTCGCCTACCTGCGGTCCGGGCGCGCCGACATCTTCCGGTTCGCCGAGGCGATGACCCGGCACACCGGTGAGGTCGACGTCTACCACCTGGGTAGATGGGCCGGGTTGGGCACCCGGCACGGGGTGCAGCACTGGGCCGACAGCGCCAAGCAGCAGCGCATCAGCACCGCCGTCTACCGGCGGATCTTCTACTTCCTCACCGCCGACGAGCGGGTCGGTGACCTGATGCACGAACTGGTCGACTCCGACCGGACGTTCCTCGCCCTCGACCCGCTCCGCAAGATCCGCACCGAGCCGTACACCCCGGATCCGCACGCCCTGTCGATCGGCCTGGGCACCGACTGGAGTGGTCTGGCCGCGGCCTGGCTGACCGAATGGGAACGGCGTGGCCCGAAAGCCGCGATCGCCGAGAAGAAGCTGCTCGCCACCATGCGCACGATCGGCCGGATGCCGAACGGCTTCGTCACCGGCAGCGGCCTCTACGACCTGGACACCGGGGAGTTCGCGGTCGCCGCGAAGACGGTCAGCGTGTCGCATCTGAGCGCCATGTTCGGCCAGGTCGAGGTCTGTGCGGAGCTGATCGCACTGGTCGACATGCCGGAGTTCGAGGCGGCGTGGCTCCAGTACTGCAGGTTGTTCAACGCCACCCGTGCCGAACAGGCCGCCGAGACCGGCGCCGACTTCGGCAACCTGATCCTCAAGCAGGGCCACTCCCGGCTGACCGCGTACGCCGCCGCCCGTCTGGGCGACGCCGCCCTGGCCGCCCGGGCCTGGAAGGAGTTCACCGCCACCGACGGTTACACCGATGCCAACCCGTGGCGAACCGTCCCGCTGACCGGCCCGGAGGTCCTCAACCCGGTCGACGACGCCCCGTGGGTCGACACCAACACCACGGCCCTGTACGGCCTGGCCGCCATCCAGAACCTGGCCCTGCTCCGCTGA
- a CDS encoding RNA polymerase sigma factor, with protein MISPEERFRRVYAANFEAMLAYAMRRVEQAEDASDVVAETFLVAWRRSRELPPDDEVTLWLYGVARRVLANHHRGGVRRERLGERLRQRITSLIAVDPGHEVPQRLAVRAALARLPETDREVLMLTVWEGLQPREVAEVVGLNAGAVRTRLSRARARLRELVGDGPPTPGHVLDVLTATVPEEGR; from the coding sequence GTGATCTCTCCTGAGGAGCGCTTCCGGCGGGTCTACGCGGCCAACTTCGAGGCGATGCTCGCCTATGCCATGCGGCGCGTCGAGCAGGCCGAGGACGCCTCGGACGTCGTCGCCGAGACGTTTCTGGTGGCCTGGCGGCGCAGCCGTGAGCTACCGCCCGACGACGAGGTCACCCTGTGGCTGTACGGGGTGGCCCGTCGCGTCCTGGCCAACCACCACCGTGGCGGCGTCCGCCGGGAACGTCTCGGGGAGCGGCTGCGTCAGCGGATCACCAGCCTCATCGCCGTCGATCCGGGACATGAGGTGCCGCAGCGGCTCGCGGTGCGGGCGGCGCTCGCCCGGCTGCCGGAGACCGACCGGGAAGTCCTCATGCTCACCGTCTGGGAGGGACTCCAGCCCCGGGAGGTGGCCGAGGTCGTCGGGCTGAACGCGGGTGCGGTACGGACCCGGCTGTCCCGGGCGCGGGCACGGTTACGGGAACTCGTCGGTGACGGTCCGCCGACGCCCGGACATGTACTCGACGTCCTGACCGCGACCGTCCCGGAGGAGGGCCGATGA
- a CDS encoding serine/threonine-protein kinase: MSAGSARVVGGRYRLSGWLGRGGMGAVWAAHDTLLGRDVALKEIFLPEETAGPDDPSIRRAFREARAAARLRHRGIVTVHDVVTEDGRPWIVMELIDGPSLAAAIREHGTIGERRAADIGSQVLDALRAAHRQGVLHRDVKPANILLDTDRVVLTDFGIAAIDDATSITSTGQMIGSPAFLAPERVNGRPASAATDMWALGVTLYTAVTGRSPFPGDDLQSAMAAILHHDPEPPAGAGLLWPVIAGLLLKDPAARLTADQAAPMLAAIIRDRPETVATGRQLAATLPEPTPVRTTVAVPARQPAGPAQRAAGPGYPAGPAHNPRRGFPWQAFWVLVLVVCTLTAAGAILRTTWLQLDGSAAPDPEVSPTPSSSPSSAAPQAIPAAFVGKWSGTAKQPIGVVDSWQVTITFTAASPTGAFDTSLACDGTLAVVEPWPTGREIHLRQQTGWNPRGTCVDAAKVTLRIGDDDRMEMTWQDLGEPLNIATASLTRS, from the coding sequence ATGTCCGCGGGTTCGGCGCGTGTGGTGGGTGGCCGGTACCGGCTGTCCGGATGGCTGGGCCGGGGCGGCATGGGTGCGGTCTGGGCGGCCCACGACACCCTGCTCGGGCGCGATGTCGCACTCAAGGAGATCTTCCTGCCGGAGGAGACCGCCGGCCCGGACGATCCGTCGATCCGGCGTGCCTTCCGCGAGGCCCGGGCCGCCGCCCGGCTGCGGCATCGGGGCATCGTCACCGTCCACGACGTGGTCACCGAGGACGGCCGGCCGTGGATCGTGATGGAGCTGATCGACGGGCCGTCGCTGGCCGCGGCCATCCGTGAGCACGGCACGATCGGCGAGCGGCGGGCCGCCGACATCGGGTCGCAGGTGCTCGACGCGCTCCGCGCCGCGCACCGCCAGGGTGTCCTGCACCGGGATGTCAAACCGGCGAACATCCTGCTCGACACCGACCGGGTGGTCCTCACCGACTTCGGCATCGCCGCGATCGACGACGCCACCTCGATCACGTCGACCGGGCAGATGATCGGCTCCCCCGCGTTCCTGGCGCCGGAGCGTGTCAACGGGCGGCCCGCCTCGGCCGCGACCGACATGTGGGCGCTCGGCGTCACCCTGTACACCGCGGTGACCGGCCGCTCGCCGTTCCCCGGTGACGATCTGCAGAGCGCGATGGCCGCGATCCTCCACCACGATCCCGAGCCGCCGGCCGGCGCCGGTCTGCTGTGGCCGGTCATCGCGGGCCTGCTCCTCAAGGACCCGGCCGCGCGCCTGACCGCCGACCAGGCCGCCCCGATGCTGGCCGCGATCATCCGCGACCGGCCCGAGACGGTCGCCACCGGCCGGCAGCTCGCGGCCACGCTGCCGGAGCCCACGCCGGTCCGTACCACCGTCGCGGTCCCCGCCCGGCAGCCGGCCGGACCCGCCCAGCGAGCGGCCGGGCCCGGCTATCCGGCGGGTCCCGCGCACAACCCGCGGCGCGGGTTTCCGTGGCAGGCGTTCTGGGTGCTGGTGCTGGTCGTCTGCACCCTGACCGCCGCCGGGGCGATCCTCCGGACGACATGGCTTCAGCTGGATGGATCGGCCGCACCCGACCCCGAGGTCAGCCCCACACCGAGCAGCTCCCCGTCGTCGGCGGCACCGCAGGCGATCCCCGCCGCCTTCGTCGGGAAGTGGTCGGGAACGGCGAAACAGCCGATCGGTGTGGTGGACTCGTGGCAGGTGACGATCACCTTCACCGCGGCCTCGCCGACCGGCGCCTTCGACACGTCGCTGGCCTGTGACGGGACCCTGGCCGTCGTCGAGCCGTGGCCCACCGGCCGGGAGATCCACCTGCGGCAGCAGACCGGCTGGAACCCTCGCGGGACCTGCGTCGACGCGGCCAAGGTCACCCTGCGCATCGGCGACGACGATCGGATGGAGATGACCTGGCAGGACCTCGGCGAGCCGCTCAACATCGCGACCGCGTCACTGACCAGGTCGTGA
- a CDS encoding trans-sulfuration enzyme family protein, whose translation MHPDTRVVNIRVPIPDSTPLSVPLYQTSSFAFDDPDPLADGLHRPDGSFVYSRFANPTVRAFEETIAELEGGVAAIATGSGMGAVSLLLHSLLRAGDHVIAQHTLYGGTHAALRKLADRNDLTVTFVSGHDPEEVRAAITPRTRVLYLETVANPTGHVSDLPALAPIARAAGIVTIVDNTFATPLLCRPIEHGADVVLHSVTKFLGGHSDVTGGVVIFADDARYREVWSEAVEFGATPDPFAVWLTLRGLQTLPLRITRHTENVARVAGFLAGHQAVERVSWTGAADHPSHAIASAFVRGFAAPFCFDLAGGHEAGLRFQKGVRVIKLAPSLGGTQTLILHPASSSHRQLDAAALRAASIGPGTIRIAVGIEHPDDLIADLDQALNAT comes from the coding sequence ATGCATCCCGACACTCGCGTCGTCAACATCCGCGTCCCGATCCCGGACAGCACGCCGCTGAGCGTGCCGCTCTACCAGACGTCGTCGTTCGCGTTCGACGATCCGGATCCGCTGGCCGACGGTCTCCATCGGCCGGACGGATCGTTCGTCTACTCCCGCTTCGCCAATCCGACGGTGCGCGCTTTCGAGGAGACCATCGCCGAGTTGGAGGGCGGGGTCGCCGCGATCGCCACCGGCTCCGGCATGGGCGCCGTCTCGCTGCTGCTGCACAGTCTGCTCCGGGCCGGTGATCACGTGATCGCGCAGCACACCCTCTACGGCGGCACGCATGCCGCGCTGCGCAAACTCGCCGACCGCAACGATCTCACGGTGACCTTCGTGTCCGGGCACGATCCCGAGGAGGTACGGGCGGCGATCACCCCGCGTACCCGGGTGCTCTATCTGGAGACCGTGGCCAACCCGACCGGCCACGTCAGTGACCTGCCCGCGCTCGCGCCGATCGCCCGGGCGGCCGGGATCGTGACGATCGTCGACAACACGTTCGCGACACCGCTGCTGTGCCGCCCGATCGAGCACGGCGCCGACGTGGTGCTGCATTCGGTGACGAAGTTCCTGGGCGGGCACAGCGATGTGACGGGCGGTGTCGTGATCTTCGCCGACGACGCCCGCTATCGGGAGGTGTGGTCGGAGGCGGTCGAGTTCGGCGCCACCCCGGATCCGTTCGCGGTCTGGCTGACCCTGCGCGGCCTGCAGACGCTGCCCCTGCGGATCACCCGGCACACCGAGAACGTGGCTCGGGTCGCCGGTTTCCTGGCCGGCCATCAGGCGGTCGAGCGGGTGTCGTGGACCGGCGCCGCCGATCATCCGAGTCACGCCATCGCCTCGGCGTTCGTCCGCGGCTTCGCCGCGCCGTTCTGTTTCGACCTGGCCGGTGGTCACGAGGCGGGTCTGCGATTTCAGAAGGGGGTACGGGTGATCAAGCTCGCGCCGTCACTCGGCGGCACGCAGACCCTGATCCTGCACCCGGCGTCGAGTTCGCACCGCCAACTGGACGCCGCAGCGCTACGGGCCGCGTCGATCGGCCCGGGCACGATCCGCATCGCCGTCGGCATCGAGCACCCCGACGACCTGATCGCCGACCTGGACCAGGCACTGAACGCGACCTGA
- a CDS encoding PhzF family phenazine biosynthesis protein: MADVVTVVDACVRDGSGGSPTVVADDDAAFSDADRCAIVRSGGASHGAFLDLPVVRFFTGTEELRNCGHGTIAAHAVLLDRSGRAEQRVVQHTGGRTFEATATRLAGGRVEVWFDQGPVTVSPPAGDLGGVLAALGIDGDPGGIVVASPGTPRLLIPYAGLMSLAPDLPRLAVECRARGLLGCFVYHLDGPIAWARLFAPAIGVDEDVANANSSGCLAAHLGRPVEVWQGDALGRPSAVRADTDGRTTRVGGVVKLR; encoded by the coding sequence GTGGCCGATGTGGTCACCGTGGTCGACGCGTGCGTCCGGGACGGAAGCGGCGGCAGCCCCACCGTCGTCGCCGATGACGACGCCGCCTTCAGCGACGCCGATCGCTGCGCGATCGTCCGATCCGGTGGAGCGTCGCACGGCGCTTTCCTCGACCTTCCGGTCGTCCGCTTCTTCACCGGTACGGAGGAGTTGCGCAACTGCGGACACGGAACGATCGCGGCGCACGCGGTCCTGCTGGACCGCAGTGGCCGGGCCGAACAGCGGGTCGTCCAGCACACCGGCGGGCGTACGTTCGAGGCGACCGCCACGCGGCTGGCCGGCGGCCGTGTCGAGGTGTGGTTCGACCAGGGGCCGGTCACCGTCTCGCCGCCGGCCGGCGATCTCGGGGGAGTGCTCGCCGCTCTCGGCATCGACGGTGATCCGGGCGGGATCGTGGTCGCCTCGCCCGGCACTCCGCGCCTGCTCATCCCGTATGCCGGGCTGATGTCGCTGGCCCCCGACCTTCCCCGGCTCGCGGTCGAGTGCCGTGCCCGTGGCCTGCTCGGCTGTTTCGTCTACCACCTCGACGGCCCGATCGCGTGGGCCCGGCTGTTCGCGCCGGCGATCGGTGTCGACGAAGACGTGGCCAACGCCAACAGCTCCGGCTGCCTCGCCGCCCACCTCGGGCGGCCGGTCGAGGTGTGGCAGGGGGATGCGCTGGGACGGCCGTCGGCGGTCCGGGCGGACACCGACGGCCGCACGACCCGCGTGGGCGGGGTCGTCAAGCTCCGCTGA
- a CDS encoding TetR/AcrR family transcriptional regulator: MTIDRRSAVKARHRRAILDAANALISEGVRFSVDQLAERADVSRRTIFNHFASIDDVVITVCTEMLHVVIDGFRTTVTSGERESMFTDVAGALRATDVPGIIAYLWRALGGFTPDDHQASQIFLATVARTSEEMALELARKYPEADPLDAAILVSSLMNGTVVIAIHWLAVTAAEIDEQSRDLWRNLLERMIGTVRTGY; encoded by the coding sequence GTGACCATCGATCGCCGGTCGGCCGTGAAGGCCCGTCATCGGCGGGCCATTCTCGACGCTGCGAACGCGCTCATCTCCGAGGGCGTCCGGTTCAGCGTCGACCAGCTCGCCGAACGGGCCGATGTCTCCCGGCGCACCATCTTCAACCACTTCGCGTCGATCGACGACGTGGTGATCACCGTCTGCACCGAGATGCTCCACGTCGTGATCGACGGATTCCGCACCACCGTCACCTCCGGCGAGCGGGAGTCGATGTTCACCGACGTCGCCGGAGCACTGCGGGCCACCGACGTGCCGGGCATCATCGCGTACCTGTGGCGCGCCCTGGGCGGTTTCACCCCGGACGACCATCAGGCGTCCCAGATCTTCCTCGCCACCGTCGCGCGCACCTCCGAGGAGATGGCCCTCGAACTGGCCCGCAAATATCCCGAAGCCGACCCCCTGGATGCCGCGATCCTGGTCAGCTCACTGATGAACGGCACCGTGGTGATCGCCATCCACTGGCTCGCGGTGACCGCCGCGGAGATCGACGAGCAATCCCGCGACCTCTGGCGCAACCTGCTCGAACGCATGATCGGCACTGTCCGCACCGGCTACTAG